The following coding sequences are from one Fibrobacter sp. window:
- a CDS encoding major capsid protein encodes MAEIDITSPSELTLAINNNKAPRRFLTSFFTPLNHLTRDVTIDFVEGTKKLAPFVRDGEKATESKRAGYKTRQVHCYGIELTRTTKALESLKRLPGEPGMVINAKSPEERASRLLGIDLEDLKNMKHRTVEKIISDGFFNGKYDITDAAGNVIDSIDFGREGDLSISKTWSGAIKTIDSDLDEAATLINQYSGLTATDIVMGKAAAEKALQNDAFLKKLDTKNLSGLQATLTVMAGANGARLIGSVGGMRVWRYDKVYMGANGELASFIPTNKVLVLSDEIQATLHQGVVGDNDIGWFEGEFAVDTWHEKNPPSDILRVRSAPLPVIEQINASCVITVA; translated from the coding sequence ACCCTTGCTATTAACAACAACAAGGCTCCGCGTCGCTTCCTGACTTCTTTCTTTACTCCGCTTAATCACTTGACTCGTGATGTGACTATCGACTTCGTTGAGGGTACGAAGAAGCTGGCTCCGTTCGTTCGTGATGGCGAAAAGGCTACCGAATCCAAGCGTGCTGGCTACAAGACCCGCCAGGTGCATTGCTACGGTATTGAACTTACCCGTACTACTAAGGCTCTTGAAAGTCTCAAGCGTCTTCCTGGTGAACCTGGTATGGTCATTAACGCTAAGAGTCCTGAAGAACGAGCTTCCCGTCTTCTTGGTATTGATCTTGAAGATTTGAAGAACATGAAGCATCGTACTGTGGAAAAGATCATTTCCGATGGCTTCTTCAATGGCAAGTATGACATTACCGACGCTGCTGGTAACGTTATTGATTCCATCGACTTCGGTCGCGAAGGTGATCTCTCCATTTCCAAGACTTGGAGTGGTGCTATCAAGACCATTGATTCCGACCTTGATGAAGCTGCAACTCTTATCAATCAGTATTCTGGTTTGACTGCAACCGACATCGTCATGGGAAAGGCTGCCGCAGAAAAGGCTCTCCAGAATGACGCATTCTTGAAGAAGCTTGATACCAAGAATCTTTCTGGTCTCCAGGCGACTCTCACTGTCATGGCAGGTGCAAATGGTGCTCGCCTCATTGGTTCCGTTGGCGGAATGCGTGTGTGGCGCTATGATAAAGTGTACATGGGCGCAAACGGCGAGCTGGCTTCCTTCATCCCGACCAATAAGGTGCTTGTTCTTTCTGACGAAATTCAGGCTACCCTCCACCAGGGCGTTGTTGGCGACAACGATATTGGTTGGTTCGAAGGCGAATTCGCTGTCGATACCTGGCACGAAAAGAACCCGCCCAGCGACATCCTTCGCGTTCGTTCCGC